Genomic DNA from Streptomyces sp. PCS3-D2:
GCTGGTCGGCAGTTCGTACATCGACGGCGACGAGGTGGTCGCCGCCGCCCGGCCCACCCTGGATCGGCTCTCCGACGACACGACAGAGACCATCCACCTGGCCCGGCTCGACGGGACGAGCGTGGTCTACCTCGCCACCCGCCAGTCCCAGCACTACCTGCGGCCCTTCACCCGGGTCGGGCGGCGGCTGCCCGTGCACTCGACGGCGCTCGGCAAGGCGCTGCTCGCCACGCACTCGGACGCGGAGGTGCGGGCGCTGCTGCCGCGGCGGCTGGAGGCGGTGACCGAGCACACCGTCACCGACCGCGAGCAGCTCATCGAGGAGCTGGAGCTGGTACGCGAGCAGGGGTACGCGCTGGACCGGGAGGAGAACACGCTCGGGCTGCGGTGTTTCGGGGTGGCCGTGCCGTACCGGACGCCGGCCCGGGACGCGGTGAGCTGCTCGGTGCCGGTGGCCCGGCTGACGCCGGGGCACGAGCAGGTCATCAAGGCGGCGCTGTTCGAGGCGCGCGACCGGCTGTCGGTGGTGACGCGCCGCATGTGACGGCGCGCGGGCCGCGGGGTGGGCCGGGTGCGCGTGACGGTGCGTGCGCCGCTGCGCCGCCCGCCGCCTCCCCCGCGTGGGGGAGGCGGTTCCCCACTGAGGGGGAGGCGGCGGGCCGCCGCGCACGGGACTGTTGGGGCATGACCGCACGAGCCGTTCACACGAGGCAGGCACCAGAGTCCTCCGCACCTGTTCCCGCGACCGGGAGGAGGCGCATCGTCACGGCAGTGGCCCTGGTGGCCCTGGTGCCGTATCTGGCGCTCAAGGTCGCCTGGCTGTCCGGCAGCCGGATCGGGATACCG
This window encodes:
- a CDS encoding IclR family transcriptional regulator is translated as MTTTESGIPAQAAPVKSAVRTVLLLEHFAASPGLHSLADIQNDLALPKSSLYMLLRTLVNLGWVETDATGTRYGIGVRALLVGSSYIDGDEVVAAARPTLDRLSDDTTETIHLARLDGTSVVYLATRQSQHYLRPFTRVGRRLPVHSTALGKALLATHSDAEVRALLPRRLEAVTEHTVTDREQLIEELELVREQGYALDREENTLGLRCFGVAVPYRTPARDAVSCSVPVARLTPGHEQVIKAALFEARDRLSVVTRRM